From the Helianthus annuus cultivar XRQ/B chromosome 17, HanXRQr2.0-SUNRISE, whole genome shotgun sequence genome, the window GCCCCTTTTTATAATATAAACTTATCATTTTATATATCCAAAAACCACGATGCAACGATAATTGATTAattgttataaaataaacaaaacaatactAGTGTAGCTAAATGATCGAACTAGAAGCAAATCGTGAGGTTCTCCTAGCGTTTTTGGAAGCAAAGCTCTTGATCAAGTCTTTATATTCCATACCTTCTAATATTTCGTTTTCAAGAGATATTATTATGACTCAAACGAGTGCAAGCTAGTAACAAACGAGTGAATGAGAGAAGTGTCACTGCCAGTAATAATAATATCGTCTACATAGACGAGAAGATAGATGACGGCGTTCCTTCTTTTGAAGATAAAAATGGAGGTATCTGCTTTGCTGCAAACAAATCCTTTGGCAAGCAAGAAATTACTGAGACGCTGAAACCAAGCACGGGGTGCTTGTTtgagaccatagagagctttttGAAGTTGACACACATGATGAGGAAATTTTGCGTCAACAAAACCTGTAGGTTGCTCCATGTAAACAGTTTCAGTAAGATTTCCATTGAGAAACGCATTCCGAACATCCAACTGACGAAGCGACCATCCATAACTATTAGCAAGAGCGAGAACCACACGAACCGTAGAGGCCTTTACTACCGGACTGAAAGTGTGTGAAAAATCTAGCCCAGGAATTTGAGTGAATACCTGAGCAACCAGACGAGCCTTGTACCTATCAACAGAACCATCAGCTTTGTATTTTGTCCGAAAAACCCATTTAGATCCAACTATGTTTGCATTGGAAGGTCTTGGTACGAGAACCCAAGTATTATTTGAGCGTAACGCCTGAAGTTCTTCCTCCATTGCTTTTACCCATTTAGTGTGCTTTGCGGCTGACTTGAAACCACGAGGATCCTGTGCTGCAAGAAGAGCATGATGTAAAGGACCTGAAAACAAAGCAAGATTAgcataaaactttggtttgtaaaTCCCGTTTTTCGATCGAGTCCTCATTGGGTGTGATGATATCGGCCCAACAGATGATCCACAGTTAGTGTGGGAAGGCTGAGGTGGGCTAAGAGAAGGATCAGGTTGGGGTACAGTGGACTCGGGTTGGGATGTAGTGGGCTGGGTTGGAAAAGATGAGTGGGCCGAGGGAGTGAGAGGAGGCGCTGGGATAGTGTGGGTCGAGGTTGAAGGTTGGGACGATGGAGAAGTATGGGCCAATGGATTGGATTGGGCTGAAGGATGCGGAAGTTGGCCAACAAAAGTGGAACATAAAGGGCAATGGGATGGATCATGGGTGGTAGGTGTGGGCTCGATAGGTGTCGGTGTGGTCTCAGTGGGTATGTTGGGTAAAGTTGGCGGGTTTGGTATGGGAATGGATGGTAAGGTTTCATCAAAATTTGAAAAAACCAAGGTAGCCTCATCAACAGGATAAGTGTGATTACTAAACGGAAAATTTGCTTCATCAAACTATGCATGACGCGTAACATAGACGCGATGAGTATGTGGATCCAAACATTTATAGCCTTTGTATTTTGCATCATAGCCAATAAAGATGCACTCTGCACTGCGGGGAGCTAACTTATGGTTTGCATAGTCCCTCAAGTAAGGAAATACACGACAACCGAGTACACGAAGATTGGAATAAGTAGGGGAGTTACCATACAGAATTTCAAAAGGGGATTTGAAATCAAGTACAGCGGAGGGTAAACGGTTAATAATGAAGGTGGCGGATGCAAAAGCATCAGTCCATAATGTGGCGGGGGCATGAGAGTTGAAAAGCATGGTGAGGCCAATTTCAGTTATATGTCTGTGTTTGCGTTCAGCACGCCCATTTTGTTCAGGGGTGTAGGGACAAGAAAGACGGTGATGAATTCCTTGTTCGTTAAAAAAATTTTGTACTCGGTGGTTTGTGAATTCAGTACCTCCATCACTCTGAAATACTTTAATTTTGCATGACAACTGGTTTTGAACAAATGGAGCAAACACTAATAAGGCCTCATAAAATTCAGACTTATGCTTAAGTGGGTAAAACCATGTGAAACGAGAATGATCGTCAATGAATATAGCATAACCGATAACCATGCGAGGAAGTAACGGGTGTAGGACCCCACAAATCACAATGTATCAAATCGAGAACATGCAAAGAGCGTTTTTCATTCAAAACAAAAGGCAAACGTTTAGATTTAGATAATTGACATGGAGAACAAACTTTAGGTTTAGGTAAAAGTGAAGTAACAAACAAAGAGCCATGTCTATGCAATCTAGAAATAGTATCAAACGACACGTGACCAAGGCGTGCGTGCCACTTGTCAAAGGAGGCTTTGAGATGATGATCCGAGTAGGAAGCACTGAATGCACGATTTCCTTCTCGAAGGATGTAGAGTCCGTTCTCACAGGTTCCCTTTGCCAGGATCTCCTTTGTTTTTCGATCCTGAATATGAAAAAAATTATTAGAGAAAAGGACATCTACAGGAGAATCATGGGTAAGTTTGCTAATAGAGAGTAGGCATTTAGTTAGATGCGGTACGACAAGGACATTTTTTAGATGAATATTTTTGTAAGAGATGTGGTTCCAATATTCGTCACAGGTAATGTATGACCATTACCAAAACGAACAAAATCATGCGTAGAGGAATGAAAAGTAGGATCAAGATCCTTAAGATAAGGAGTCATATGAGCCGACGCACCAGTATCGCCAGCCCAGTCGGGATGGTCCTCATCAGTGACATGGCACTAAGCATGAAAAGCATGGGCCAGATTTGCATCAGCAGACGATGCTTGCTTTGCAAAACTAGCGAGATTCGGACAGGCGTTTGCATAATGGCCGTCTGTCCTGCATAGTTGACAATGAGGAGGTATACGAGGACGAACATGACCTGCACCACGACCACGACCTCTACCACGGTTAGAGTAATTAAAACCAGAATTAGAACGAGAATTACCGGATCGGGAAGATTGGGCCGTAAAGGCTACGGGCGGAGACTGTTGGCCATGAAGGGAGTGTATAAAAATTTCTTGGTTTTCGGTTTTAGCAAGCAGCTCACGGAATGAATATATGCCTACGGCACGATATGTGGTGGAAAAATGTTCATAGGCTGGCCCTAAGCCACAGAGGAACCAATGACATTTGTCGGTTTCATCAACCGGGTGACCAATGGCGGCGAGTTGGTCACAGAGGGCCTTAAACTTGCGTCCAAATTCTGCCACAGTGGAGGATCCCTTTTGTAGAAGGCGGAGATTGTCTCTGAGGGTATGCATACAGTCAAGAGAAGGGTGGCTATAGGCGGTTTCAAGAGAGAGCCAGATTTGTTGGGCTGTGTGGAGCCTGATAATCTCGGACATAGCCTCTTCGGATAGGGATGACTGAATGAGAAGACACACGACTTGGTCATTGGCTAACCAGGTGGCATAATCTGGATTGGGAGAGGTTTTATCATCCGTGGTGAGGGTTTCGGCAGGAGGTTTTGTGGACCCGTCAATATGGCCGAGAAGGGTTTGGAGGGAGAGAACAAGTTTTACCTGTTCACTCCATGCAAGATAATTTGAGGAGTTGAGTTTATGAGGGATAAAGTGAAGGAGAGGGTGTAGGGAGGTGGTGAGGGTGGTCGACAAGGATGCCATAGAAGTATCAATTGAAGGAATTTATAATATTATCGATAAAATAACAATTGAGAATATTATCAATTGAAGGAATTGAGTCAGTGGGTAAAATAGCAATTGAAGTATCAATCGAGTTAGTGGGGATATTATCAATTGAAGTAACAATTGAAGTATTAATATTGGGGAAAAGATAGTGGGCGGCAGGAATAAGGAAGACAGAGGGCGACGGTGGAATAGAGGAAAAAGAAAGGAAGAAGGCAGGGAAGGAAGGGTAGGATCGCCAATTAGGCTGATACCATATTATGACTCAATCTCTTGCCTTTACATTGATTGGTAAAATAATATATAGAGTTACAAGAGCCTATAAACTAGGAAActaaatatacaaataattacaCAATATTACATAATCTCATGCTTGATTTACATAAATCAATTGAGTGATTTACGTTATGCTATTAGATATCATCGCCAATCCATTAAGTCTTTCTTGGGACATTGACGATCGCAAATAAGACTTCAACAACTTCAATTTAGAAAAGCTTCTCTCTGCCGATGCCACCGTTACCGAAAGTGTCAGAAGCACATGATATGCATTTATAGCATTAGGACAATGACCGAGCCGCATGATATCGTTTAAAGCATCAATAGGGCTAACAATGTGACTCGGTAAAAAGGTCCTAATCAACTTCAACTCCAAATAAAGTTCTTTAGCATCAACGTCCGATTCTTCTTTATATTTTAATGCATCTTGAAGACGATAACAACGAGCCTTAAGATCTTGTTCATCAAGTGTCTTCATTTTTTTAGGAAACAAAAACCCAaaatatttttttgaatttttggtaTTGATCGAATCTTGTTTCAAAAGAACTTTTAGCTTGATCAACAATACATAGAAAGTAGTTGACTTTAAAATCATCATCGAGTGAAAATATAACTTCTTCTACACTTGAATTCTCATTAAACTGTTTTTTCCTACGTATCACACGTTTTTAAGGGAATTCCGCATTAATACCTAATTCATTGGCAATTTCTATAGCTTCATCAATCGCCTTAAAAAGCCCCACTTCTCTATATTTTTTGAAGTATTAAATAAAATTGTCCACTTCATCAATAGTAACATCAAGAACCACATCCTTTGATTGCAACTTTTTGCTCACTACATTCACGTTTGATAATATTTCATACCAAATGACGATTTATACCAAAAATTCATAGTCACCAACCTCATGCTTTTCAAGTGATCTAGCTTCGCTTTGAATTTTAGGATCTTTATCCGAGTCACTAACTTCTTTCAAAGCTTTTCTTACTTCTACAAGTTGAGTTCTAATAGGCTTAATACTATCTACACGACTTTCCCAACGAGTGACAAATAATGATTTAACAGTCAATCCTTTAACATTGTCTTTCAAAATTTGCCACCTATTAATAGAATTGGTAAAGATAGTATATATAGGTTGTATTGTTCCAAAAATACCCTAGACTTAGTAATCGTGTTTGCCATGTCACACAACACAAGATTAAGACTATGACAACCACAAGCACTATACAAAGCTCTaggatttttttctaaaaatctacTTTGAACTCCATTACGTTTTCCTTTCTTGTTCGCCCCATTATCATAGCCTTGACCGCGCACATCAAAAATATCAAGACCTAGAGACTCTAATTCCTTAGATGTAACATCAAAAAGTCCCTTACCTGTGGTATCCTCAacaaccaaaaaacctaaaaacgatTCTTCAACTGTCACAGAACTAGAGTTAAAATTCACATACCTCACAATTATGAACATCTGCTCTTGGTGACTTATATCAGGTGTGCAATCGAGTATGATGGAGTAATACTTTGCTTGTTTTATccttttgatgatttctattTTAACTTGACCAGCTAATAATTGTATCAACTCGTTTTGGATATTGTGCCCAAGATAATGTATATGGAGTTCATCATTCAAAATACACCGCACGTGTTCTTTCATAATCGGATCAAACTCTTCCAACATCTCAACCAATCCCAAAAAGTTTCCATTTCTTTTTTGATACAACTTCTCATTTGACCCACAAAAAGCTAAGCCATGTTTAGCAAGAAATTTCACAAGAGCAATAATCCTAAAAATCACTTCTTTCCAATAATCTTTTTCCTTTTTGAAATGCTCATATGCTTCTTTGTCGATTGTTTCATTGCAATCCAACCTTTGACGCCTTTCAAACCATTGATGCATATGCTTGAGATGTTCAAAGCTAACTTCATGGTCTTTAA encodes:
- the LOC110923727 gene encoding zinc finger MYM-type protein 1-like, which translates into the protein MYNRILSNRETCDREWLVYSKELDKVFCFCCKLFRQGYKKGGLDNEGYSDWKHASQGLKDHEVSFEHLKHMHQWFERRQRLDCNETIDKEAYEHFKKEKDYWKEVIFRIIALVKFLAKHGLAFCGSNEKLYQKRNGNFLGLVEMLEEFDPIMKEHVRCILNDELHIHYLGHNIQNELIQLLAGQVKIEIIKRIKQAKYYSIILDCTPDISHQEQMFIIVRYVNFNSSSVTVEESFLGFLVVEDTTGKGLFDVTSKELESLGLDIFDVRGQGYDNGANKKGKRNGVQSRFLEKNPRALYSACGCHSLNLVLWQILKDNVKGLTVKSLFVTRWESRVDSIKPIRTQLVEVRKALKEVSDSDKDPKIQSEARSLEKHEVGDYEFLTLDEQDLKARCYRLQDALKYKEESDVDAKELYLELKLIRTFLPSHIVSPIDALNDIMRLGHCPNAINAYHVLLTLSVTVASAERSFSKLKLLKSYLRSSMSQERLNGLAMISNSIT